One Methanohalophilus mahii DSM 5219 genomic window carries:
- a CDS encoding DNA topoisomerase I yields MTIVVFAEKNKAAAKLATILSGGNSTREHVADLPVYSFVAKGDEYKIIGLAGHITSYDFDPAYRDWKAIDPAVLLTADPIKNITKKNYERAVRQLAKQADSIVLACDYDREGENIGFEARDIALQVKKVPVKRARFSSLSANEVQKAFNNLVEPDTNLALSADTRQILDLRMGAAFTRFMTLAVREEAYTKNILSIGPCQTPTCGFVYEREKTIRDFQPEDFWKIEAVFQAGSSEFEGVHRKGNIRDVELAKKIYEKLQGTREAIVFRLNIKEKQINPPYPLNTNEFLKRASKFLDISPEKALEIAEQLYLAGFISYPRTETNRYPEDHDFKSMLKNLLRIDEYAPFAENLLKTTVSPRNGKKDGHDHPPIHPIKAVSEKQIKNAVKLDNSWKVYDLIVRHFLANLMDPALFEKTHMEVHVKDEPFDCKGSVMKSEGWKQVYPFEISKEKLLPHVQEGDKVAVNKLTNTKSQTTPPKRLTEAELLTLMDKHGIGTKATAPSHIETNKKRGYFEIKGKTISMLDTGFNLMDALGVSVPILIQPEIRAKIEGLIEDVEKGIKSFDEAISEGTVLIQKMYTRLKSGKGDIVLRIAGSIKDEKLAEDKKNHIGKCDKCGRTLSIIRTDKGRFVGCSGYPQCRNTYPLPRKGSLDVMRSRECKKGGFAVLKVGGGKYYWSVGVGPCFNCEKQKLCFPPTVIGKCPTCGCDMILIETKDSKFLGCARRCGFTCSYPQKGRVTLRDETCDECGWRIVRVKEPKKDGRHYCINRKCNQKFKNLL; encoded by the coding sequence ATGACTATTGTTGTATTTGCTGAAAAAAACAAGGCTGCAGCCAAACTTGCGACTATTTTGAGCGGAGGAAATAGTACAAGAGAGCATGTGGCTGACCTGCCGGTGTATTCCTTTGTGGCTAAAGGGGATGAATACAAGATAATTGGTCTTGCCGGGCACATTACATCCTATGATTTTGATCCGGCTTACCGGGACTGGAAGGCAATTGACCCTGCGGTCCTTTTGACAGCTGACCCGATCAAAAATATCACCAAGAAAAATTATGAACGGGCTGTCAGGCAACTTGCAAAACAAGCAGATTCCATTGTACTTGCATGTGATTATGACCGGGAAGGAGAGAATATCGGTTTTGAGGCACGTGATATTGCTCTGCAGGTCAAAAAAGTTCCTGTAAAAAGGGCCAGGTTTTCTTCCCTGTCTGCAAATGAGGTCCAAAAGGCTTTTAATAATCTTGTAGAGCCGGATACCAATCTGGCCCTGTCCGCAGATACTCGCCAGATACTTGACCTGAGAATGGGTGCGGCTTTCACCCGTTTTATGACCCTTGCTGTCCGGGAGGAGGCATACACCAAAAACATTCTTTCAATCGGTCCGTGCCAGACTCCAACCTGCGGTTTTGTATATGAAAGGGAAAAAACCATCCGTGATTTTCAACCCGAGGATTTCTGGAAGATAGAAGCGGTTTTCCAGGCAGGATCCAGTGAATTTGAGGGTGTACATCGTAAAGGCAACATCCGGGATGTTGAACTTGCAAAAAAGATATATGAAAAACTGCAGGGTACCAGAGAAGCCATCGTGTTTCGCCTCAATATCAAAGAAAAACAGATCAATCCTCCTTATCCTCTAAATACGAATGAGTTCCTCAAAAGGGCTTCCAAATTTCTGGATATCAGTCCGGAAAAAGCCCTGGAAATAGCAGAGCAGCTTTACCTGGCCGGCTTTATCAGTTATCCCAGGACAGAAACAAACCGCTATCCTGAGGACCATGACTTTAAATCCATGCTTAAAAACCTTCTCAGGATAGATGAATACGCCCCCTTTGCAGAAAATTTACTCAAAACGACAGTATCTCCCCGTAATGGGAAAAAGGATGGCCATGACCACCCGCCTATCCATCCTATAAAAGCAGTTTCCGAAAAACAGATCAAAAATGCAGTTAAACTGGATAATTCCTGGAAAGTATATGACCTGATTGTGCGTCATTTTCTCGCCAATCTTATGGATCCTGCCCTCTTTGAAAAAACTCACATGGAAGTGCATGTGAAAGATGAACCTTTTGATTGTAAGGGTTCGGTTATGAAATCTGAAGGATGGAAACAGGTCTATCCGTTTGAGATATCAAAAGAAAAGCTCCTTCCTCATGTACAAGAAGGGGACAAGGTGGCTGTAAACAAACTCACAAACACCAAATCCCAGACCACACCTCCCAAACGTCTAACTGAAGCCGAACTTCTGACCCTCATGGATAAACATGGTATCGGAACCAAGGCAACAGCCCCCTCACACATCGAAACAAACAAGAAAAGAGGTTATTTTGAGATTAAAGGCAAGACAATTTCCATGCTGGATACCGGCTTTAACCTCATGGATGCACTGGGGGTTTCGGTACCTATATTGATACAACCTGAAATCAGGGCAAAAATTGAAGGGTTGATAGAGGATGTTGAAAAAGGAATAAAATCCTTTGATGAGGCCATCAGTGAAGGTACCGTCCTTATACAGAAAATGTATACACGGCTCAAGTCCGGTAAAGGCGATATTGTGCTGCGTATCGCAGGCTCTATAAAAGATGAAAAACTGGCTGAAGATAAGAAAAATCACATTGGCAAATGCGATAAATGTGGCAGGACGCTGAGTATTATACGTACTGATAAGGGTCGTTTTGTAGGTTGCAGCGGCTATCCACAATGTCGCAATACGTATCCTCTCCCCCGAAAAGGTTCCCTGGATGTAATGCGCTCCCGGGAGTGCAAAAAGGGTGGATTTGCCGTACTCAAGGTCGGTGGTGGGAAATATTACTGGAGTGTTGGGGTTGGTCCATGTTTTAATTGTGAAAAACAAAAACTATGCTTCCCGCCTACTGTGATAGGTAAATGTCCAACCTGTGGCTGCGACATGATATTGATTGAGACCAAAGATTCGAAATTCCTGGGCTGTGCACGACGCTGTGGTTTTACGTGTTCATACCCCCAAAAGGGTCGTGTTACACTGCGGGATGAGACCTGTGACGAATGTGGATGGAGAATCGTCAGGGTAAAGGAACCCAAAAAAGACGGCCGGCATTATTGCATTAACCGCAAATGCAATCAAAAATTCAAGAATCTGCTCTGA
- a CDS encoding GIY-YIG nuclease family protein, which produces MCPKGTYCLILKTGGCTVSVGSLKSIVFEAGYYVYVGSALGPGGLKRMYRHQKLAREKDKNPRWHIDYLLVHPDFEFVDVVYTCSEKHIECGIADNLQGNYVLKFGCSDCSCQSHLFHRLTCPVNEIQAAIEDIGQIPKTLSENDDS; this is translated from the coding sequence ATGTGTCCCAAAGGGACTTATTGCCTTATACTGAAAACAGGTGGCTGTACGGTTAGTGTAGGAAGTCTCAAATCCATCGTATTTGAAGCAGGTTATTATGTTTATGTGGGGTCTGCACTGGGTCCCGGCGGACTCAAACGTATGTATCGCCATCAAAAGCTTGCCCGGGAAAAGGACAAAAACCCCAGGTGGCATATTGATTATTTACTTGTCCATCCGGATTTTGAGTTTGTTGATGTTGTTTACACCTGCTCTGAAAAACATATCGAATGTGGCATTGCTGACAATCTGCAGGGTAATTATGTGTTGAAATTCGGTTGTTCGGATTGTTCCTGCCAATCCCATCTATTCCACAGGTTGACCTGTCCTGTAAATGAAATACAGGCAGCAATTGAGGATATCGGGCAAATACCAAAAACATTGAGCGAAAATGATGATTCCTGA
- a CDS encoding nitroreductase family protein — protein sequence MNTLDNIYNRRSVRHFTEEDVDDKTITTLLECARWAPSGLNNQPWKFVVIRREDTIDQLAGCTHYSDTVKGAKVLVAFYFDKESGYNRTKDIQSIGASIENMLLACNELGLGAVWLGEILNQEDKVNSILKAPADMELMAIIAIGHPTDEERSSTRKSLAEITYRDNFENEW from the coding sequence ATGAACACTTTAGATAATATCTACAATCGCAGAAGTGTACGCCATTTTACTGAAGAGGATGTGGATGACAAGACCATCACAACTCTCTTAGAATGTGCTCGCTGGGCTCCTTCAGGACTCAATAACCAGCCCTGGAAATTTGTGGTGATTCGCAGGGAAGATACTATCGATCAACTAGCCGGTTGCACCCATTACAGTGACACTGTGAAAGGTGCAAAAGTGCTTGTTGCTTTCTATTTCGATAAGGAAAGCGGATATAACCGTACCAAGGACATCCAGTCCATAGGTGCTTCGATAGAGAACATGCTCCTTGCATGCAATGAACTTGGTCTGGGTGCTGTCTGGCTGGGAGAGATACTCAATCAGGAAGATAAAGTAAATTCAATTCTCAAAGCACCGGCAGATATGGAACTTATGGCTATTATCGCAATAGGCCATCCAACAGACGAAGAAAGGTCATCCACAAGGAAATCCCTGGCAGAAATCACGTACAGGGATAATTTTGAGAATGAATGGTGA
- the ilvC gene encoding ketol-acid reductoisomerase translates to MVDLYYDEDADFSVMDSKKIAVIGYGSQGHAQAQNLHDSGLDVRVGLRVGSRRWKQAEEDGLKVMSVEDAAREADIIQILMPDEVQADVYRDKIEPGLEGGNALVFSHGFNIHYNQIVPPVDVDVYMVAPKSPGHLVRRTYMDNAGVPGLIAIYQDATGNAKKLALAHARGVGCTRAGVIETTFREETETDLFGEQVDLCGGVASLIKNSFEVLVEAGYKPEMAYFETLHEVKLIVDLIHEGGLEKMWYSVSNTAEYGGMTVGPKVINDESRLAMYEALDRIQSGEFAKDFVLENKANNPVLKAMERQDREHPVEEVGRKLRAMMPWLNSELNEK, encoded by the coding sequence ATGGTAGACCTATATTACGATGAAGATGCTGATTTTTCAGTGATGGATAGCAAGAAGATTGCAGTTATCGGTTATGGAAGCCAGGGACACGCTCAGGCACAGAACCTTCATGACTCCGGTCTTGATGTCAGGGTCGGCCTTAGGGTTGGTAGCAGACGCTGGAAACAGGCAGAAGAAGATGGCCTGAAAGTCATGTCTGTTGAAGATGCTGCAAGGGAAGCCGACATTATCCAGATTCTCATGCCCGATGAAGTACAGGCTGATGTATACAGGGACAAAATCGAGCCGGGACTTGAAGGAGGAAATGCACTTGTCTTTTCCCATGGGTTCAACATCCACTACAACCAGATCGTGCCCCCAGTAGACGTTGATGTCTACATGGTTGCTCCAAAGAGTCCGGGGCACCTGGTCAGGAGGACCTACATGGACAATGCCGGTGTGCCAGGTCTGATCGCGATCTATCAGGATGCTACAGGCAATGCAAAGAAACTGGCCCTTGCCCATGCCCGGGGTGTGGGATGTACCCGTGCGGGTGTCATTGAAACCACATTCCGCGAGGAAACAGAGACCGATCTTTTCGGTGAACAGGTGGATCTCTGTGGCGGTGTTGCTTCCCTGATCAAGAATTCCTTTGAGGTACTTGTGGAAGCAGGTTACAAGCCTGAAATGGCATATTTCGAGACACTGCACGAAGTCAAACTTATCGTTGACCTTATCCACGAAGGGGGACTGGAAAAAATGTGGTACTCTGTCTCCAACACAGCAGAATACGGTGGAATGACAGTTGGACCCAAGGTCATCAACGATGAATCCAGACTGGCAATGTATGAAGCCCTGGACCGCATCCAGAGTGGAGAATTTGCAAAAGATTTCGTACTGGAAAATAAAGCCAACAACCCTGTACTTAAAGCAATGGAACGTCAGGACAGGGAACACCCGGTTGAAGAGGTAGGCAGGAAACTGCGTGCCATGATGCCCTGGCTTAACAGTGAACTCAACGAAAAATAA
- the ilvN gene encoding acetolactate synthase small subunit, whose translation MRHTLAVLVENKFGVLSRVAGLFARRGYNIDSLAVGVTEDPNVSRMTLVVRGDDHVVEQVSKQLNKLIDVIRVTDLGADESVERELALIKVKSDKDTRAEIIQIVDIFRARIVDVASKSIIIEVTGDEEKIAAIEKLLKPFGIKELVRTGRIALTRGSKSS comes from the coding sequence ATGAGACACACACTTGCAGTTCTGGTAGAGAATAAGTTCGGAGTGCTGTCAAGGGTGGCAGGGCTCTTTGCAAGACGCGGATATAATATCGATAGTCTTGCAGTAGGAGTTACTGAAGATCCTAACGTCTCCAGAATGACCCTGGTGGTCCGCGGGGATGACCATGTCGTAGAACAGGTTAGCAAACAACTGAATAAACTGATCGATGTGATTCGTGTTACCGATCTTGGTGCTGACGAATCCGTGGAAAGGGAACTGGCTCTTATCAAGGTTAAATCCGATAAGGATACGAGGGCTGAGATAATCCAGATAGTTGATATCTTCCGTGCACGTATTGTTGACGTAGCTTCAAAATCCATTATCATTGAAGTTACCGGCGATGAAGAAAAAATTGCAGCTATAGAGAAACTACTCAAACCCTTCGGGATCAAGGAACTTGTCCGTACAGGAAGAATTGCCCTGACAAGGGGCTCAAAAAGTTCATAA